From Pusillibacter faecalis, one genomic window encodes:
- a CDS encoding isoaspartyl peptidase, translating to MGTAYIVRKRARFVSINGPVNLRYGTPVDAVDGFLVHNGRPLCAVTSESAHRYFARNDDGNGKARGALIGAITAKLERKDAGHQMRWDLLWSDPEAQKLRHPDHADFWLWGHAFFEADMADLEHVAGLIGARR from the coding sequence ATGGGAACTGCCTACATCGTAAGAAAAAGAGCGCGGTTTGTGAGTATCAACGGCCCCGTAAACCTCCGGTATGGTACGCCTGTGGACGCTGTGGACGGGTTTCTGGTACATAATGGCCGCCCATTGTGCGCGGTCACCAGCGAGAGCGCACACCGCTATTTTGCACGAAATGACGACGGAAACGGGAAAGCCCGCGGCGCCCTGATCGGCGCCATCACGGCCAAGCTGGAGCGGAAAGACGCCGGCCATCAAATGCGCTGGGATCTCCTGTGGAGCGACCCGGAGGCGCAGAAATTACGCCACCCGGATCATGCGGATTTCTGGCTGTGGGGCCATGCCTTTTTTGAGGCGGACATGGCAGACCTGGAACACGTCGCCGGGCTGATCGGTGCGAGGAGGTGA
- a CDS encoding reverse transcriptase domain-containing protein, translating into MTSEQRREARYRRRQTRRQAKRKAHSDALGPIEEVFSYRAMFFYGRKCCNGVRWKASTQRFEMHLFSGTAKRRRKILNGTWKPGKTAHFTLKERGKVRPIDAPHIEDRQVYKVLTKKVLVPLYVPSMIYDNKASQKGGGLHFHYRRLAKHLRDHYRKHGLEGALFLMDFHHFFPDAPHALLYERHRGMILNPDLRQLADLVVAAVPGGVGMPLGVEPSQQEMVALPSSLDNRIKAQLSIHGAAHYMDDYYTILPSKQAAEVTAADVIGHAEAMGLQVNAGKSKVVPFSRPFRFCKAKFQVTNTGAVKIHGCRDGMKRARRKLRLFQVRVASGEMTVEQVAQWLQTPISYYENFNDHGRVLKLRRLFYAIFKTEV; encoded by the coding sequence ATGACAAGCGAACAGCGCCGCGAGGCGCGTTACAGACGCCGCCAGACAAGGCGGCAGGCAAAGCGAAAGGCCCACAGCGACGCCCTGGGGCCGATTGAGGAAGTTTTCAGTTACCGGGCCATGTTTTTCTATGGCCGGAAATGCTGCAACGGCGTGAGGTGGAAAGCCAGCACACAGCGGTTTGAAATGCACCTGTTTTCTGGCACAGCCAAGCGCAGGCGCAAGATCCTAAATGGAACGTGGAAGCCGGGCAAAACCGCCCATTTCACCCTGAAAGAACGGGGCAAGGTTCGGCCAATAGACGCGCCGCACATTGAGGATCGGCAGGTTTATAAGGTTCTGACCAAAAAGGTGCTGGTGCCGCTGTATGTGCCCAGTATGATCTACGACAACAAAGCCAGCCAGAAAGGCGGCGGCCTGCATTTCCATTACAGACGCCTGGCCAAGCACCTGCGGGACCATTACCGCAAGCATGGCCTGGAGGGTGCCCTGTTCCTGATGGATTTTCACCACTTTTTCCCGGACGCGCCCCACGCGCTGCTGTATGAGCGGCACCGGGGCATGATCCTAAACCCGGACCTGCGGCAGTTGGCCGATCTGGTGGTGGCAGCTGTGCCGGGCGGCGTGGGTATGCCGCTGGGCGTGGAGCCAAGCCAGCAGGAAATGGTGGCGCTGCCGTCCTCCCTGGACAACCGGATCAAAGCCCAGCTTTCGATCCATGGCGCTGCCCATTACATGGACGACTATTACACCATTCTGCCGTCGAAGCAGGCGGCGGAGGTGACCGCGGCGGACGTGATCGGCCATGCGGAGGCCATGGGCCTGCAGGTCAACGCCGGAAAGTCAAAGGTGGTTCCGTTCTCCAGACCGTTCCGGTTCTGCAAAGCAAAGTTTCAGGTGACGAACACCGGCGCCGTGAAGATCCACGGCTGCCGGGACGGCATGAAGCGGGCGCGGCGGAAACTGCGGCTTTTCCAGGTGCGTGTGGCCAGCGGTGAAATGACGGTGGAGCAGGTGGCCCAATGGCTGCAAACACCGATTTCCTACTATGAGAACTTCAACGATCACGGCAGGGTGCTGAAACTGCGGCGGCTATTTTATGCGATTTTCAAAACGGAGGTGTAA